CATGCCCTTGTTGATGGCGTCCTGGTGGCTGCCGGAGAAGGCGGTGTAGACCAGGTCGCCGCCGTACGGATGACGCTCGTGGACGGGCAGCTGGTTGCAGTACTCGACCGTGCGGCGGATCTCGTCGATGTTCGAGAAGTCGATCTGCGGGTCGACACCACGGCTGAACATGTTCATGCCCAGGGTGACCAGGCAGACGTTGCCGGTGCGCTCACCGTTGCCGAACAGGCAGCCCTCGATGCGGTCGGCGCCGGCCTGGTAGCCCAGCTCGGCGGCGGCGACACCGGTGCCGCGGTCGTTGTGCGGGTGCAGCGACAGGATGATCGAGTCGCGCTTCGCCAGGTTGCGGTGCATCCACTCGATCGAGTCGGCGTAGACGTTGGGGGTGGCCATCTCGACCGTCGCCGGCAGGTTGATGATCACCGGGTTCTCGGGAGTCGCGCCCAGGGTCTCGACGACCGCGTCGCAGACCTCCTTGGCGTAGGTCAGCTCGGTTCCGGTGTACGACTCGGGGGAGTACTCCCAGCGCCAGTTGGTGTCGGGGTGCTTCTTCGCCTCCTCGAGCACCAGCTCGGCGGCGTCGGTCGCGATCTTCTTGACCGTCTCCTTGTCGGCCTTGAAGACGACGCGGCGCTGCAGGATCGAGGTGGAGTTGTAGAAGTGCACGATCACGTTCTGCGCGCCGGCGCAGGCCTCGAAGGTGCGCTTGATCAGCTCGGGACGCGACTGCGTCAGCACCTGGATGGTGACGTCGTCGGGGATCGCGTTGTCCTCGATGATCTCGCGGACGAAGTCGAAGTCCGTCTGACTCGCGGACGGGAAGCCGACCTCGATCTCCTTGTAACCCATGCGTACGAGCAGGTCGAACATGCGCCGCTTGCGGGCGGGGCTCATCGGATCGATCAGGGCCTGGTTACCGTCGCGCAGGTCCACGGCGCACCAGGCGGGGGCGCGGTCGATGACCTTGTCGGGCCAGGTGCGGTCGGGCAGCGAGATCGCCTCGACCTCCTCCGCGAACGGCCGGTACCGGTAGGTCGGCATCGAGGAGTTCTTCTGCTTGTTCCACGACGGCTGGTCGGCCGGAGCGGGCTTGCTCGGAGGGGTGATGGTGCGCGAGCCGGAGGTGAAAGCGTCGGCGGGTGACATGACGTACTCCATTGAAGAAAAGGGGACCTGTGAGTCCAGATCGAATATCGACCGGCGCGTCGAAACCCCGCGACGGGA
This region of Rhodococcus sp. Z13 genomic DNA includes:
- the leuA gene encoding 2-isopropylmalate synthase; this translates as MSPADAFTSGSRTITPPSKPAPADQPSWNKQKNSSMPTYRYRPFAEEVEAISLPDRTWPDKVIDRAPAWCAVDLRDGNQALIDPMSPARKRRMFDLLVRMGYKEIEVGFPSASQTDFDFVREIIEDNAIPDDVTIQVLTQSRPELIKRTFEACAGAQNVIVHFYNSTSILQRRVVFKADKETVKKIATDAAELVLEEAKKHPDTNWRWEYSPESYTGTELTYAKEVCDAVVETLGATPENPVIINLPATVEMATPNVYADSIEWMHRNLAKRDSIILSLHPHNDRGTGVAAAELGYQAGADRIEGCLFGNGERTGNVCLVTLGMNMFSRGVDPQIDFSNIDEIRRTVEYCNQLPVHERHPYGGDLVYTAFSGSHQDAINKGMDMMKADADAAGVDIDDHTWAVPYLPIDPKDVGRTYEAVIRVNSQSGKGGIAYIMKHDHGLNLPRRLQIEFSQAVQKVTDGEGGEVSPKEMWDIFHEEYLAPITPLERIRQKVTASETDDGEDTITAVLKVEGVEKEITGTGNGPLAAFVEALESLDYRVSIRGYAEHAMSAGDDANAAAYVEADVTRPDGKTVLVWGVGIAPSITTASLRAVVSAVNRAHR